A window of Ovis canadensis isolate MfBH-ARS-UI-01 breed Bighorn chromosome X, ARS-UI_OviCan_v2, whole genome shotgun sequence contains these coding sequences:
- the CXHXorf65 gene encoding uncharacterized protein CXorf65 homolog isoform X2: MFIFIKHGDNQQFLANANCSVLLLLHYARRKVGLPKTETIDLCDETGTMKLFFLMKTPGDYANKFLTARNTYYVCKVERGAPGTRVESAYKAFVPLLKNPEPELIDALRTQCDLLERSRVKMLRIQEAKKVIPIESSVNLTSKSTGRSDDEGTTRRAPVLKTKADFVSRKDKHR; encoded by the exons ATGTTCATCTTTATCAAACATGGAG ATAATCAGCAGTTTCTGGCCAATGCTAACTGTTCTGTCCTTCTGCTGCTGCATTATGCCCGCCGTAAAGTGGGGTTGCCTAAAACAG AAACCATCGATTTATGTGATGAAACGGGGACAATGAAGTTGTTTTTTCTGATGAAGACTCCTGGAGACTATGCCAACAAATTCCTTACAGCTCGAAACACCTACTACGTTTGTAAGGTGGAGCGTGGGGCACCAG GAACTAGAGTTGAGAGTGCCTACAAAGCATTTGTTCCCCTCCTGAAGAACCCAGAACCCGAGCTTATTG ATGCCTTGCGTACACAATGTGACCTCCTGGAGAGGAGTCGAGTGAAAATGCTTAGAATCCAAGAAGCCAAGAAAGTCATTCCAATTGAATCCTCTGTGAACCTCACA tccAAATCAACAGGGCGATCAGATGATGAGGGAACCACTCGCAGGGCTCCCGTCTTGAAGACCAAAGCGGACTTTGTCAGTAGGAAGGATAAACATCGCTAA
- the IL2RG gene encoding cytokine receptor common subunit gamma, producing MCGWGGVVGKGPRFLTQSTPRERRVSAMLKPPLPLRSLLFLQLPLLGVGLNPKFLTPSGNEDIGGKPGTGGDFFLTSKPAGTLDVSTLPLPKVQCFVFNVEYMNCTWNSSSEPQPNNLTLHYGYRNFGDDKLQECGHYLFSEGITSGCWFGKKEIRLYETFVVQLQDPREHRKQPKQMLKLQDLVIPWAPENLTLRNLSEFQVELSWSNRYLDHCLEHLVQYRSDRDRSWTEQSVDHRHSFSLPSVDAQKLYTFRVRSRYNPLCGSAQHWSDWSYPIHWGSNTSKENLENPENPSLFALEAVLIPLGSMGLIVSLICVYCWLERTMPRIPTLKNLEDLVTEYHGNFSAWSGVSKGLAESLQPDYSERLCHVSEIPPKGGEGPGGSPCSQHSPYWAPPCYTLKPEP from the exons ATGTGTGGGTGGGGAGGAGTAGTCGGTAAGGGGCCCAGGTTCCTGACACAGTCGACACCCAGGGAACGAAGAGTAAGCGCCATGTTGAAGCCACCGTTGCCACTCAGATCCCTCTTATTTCTCCAGCTAcctctgctgggggtggggctgaacCCAAAGTTCCTCACGCCCAGTGGGAATGAAGACATTGGTGGGAAACCTGGGACTGGAGGAG ACTTCTTCCTGACTTCGAAACCCGCTGGGACCCTCGATGTTTCCACTCTGCCACTCCCAAAGGTTCAATGTTTTGTGTTCAATGTGGAGTATATGAATTGCACTTGGAACAGCAGCTCTGAGCCCCAGCCCAACAACCTGACTCTGCATTATGG GTACAGGAACTTTGGTGatgataaactccaggagtgtGGCCACTATCTATTCTCTGAAGGAATCACTTCTGGCTGTTGGTTTGGAAAAAAGGAGATCCGTCTCTACGAAACATTTGTTGTCCAGCTCCAGGACCCACGAGAACACAGGAAGCAGCCCAAACAGATGCTAAAACTGCAGGATCTGG TGATCCCCTGGGCTCCGGAGAACCTGACGCTTCGCAACCTGAGTGAATTCCAGGTAGAACTGAGCTGGAGCAACAGATACTTGGACCACTGTCTGGAGCACCTGGTGCAGTACCGGAGTGACCGGGACCGAAGCTGGACG GAACAATCCGTGGACCACAGACATAGCTTCTCTCTGCCTAGCGTGGATGCACAGAAACTCTACACGTTCCGTGTTCGGAGCCGTTATAACCCACTTTGTGGAAGTGCTCAGCATTGGAGTGACTGGAGCTACCCAATTCACTGGGGCAGCAATACTTCAAAAG AGAATCTTGAGAATCCAGAAAATCCTTCGTTGTTTGCATTGGAAGCTGTGCTGATCCCTCTTGGTTCCATGGGATTGATTGTGAGCCTCATCTGTGTGTACTGCTGGCTGGAACG GACAATGCCCCGAATTCCTACCCTCAAGAACCTAGAGGATCTGGTTACTGAATACCATGGAAACTTCTCG GCCTGGAGTGGTGTATCTAAGGGACTGGCCGAGAGTCTGCAGCCAGACTACAGTGAACGGCTCTGCCACGTCAGTGAGATTCCCCCCAAAGGAGGGGAAGGGCCTGGGGGCTCCCCCTGCAGCCAGCATAGcccctactgggctcctccatgtTACACcctgaagcctgagccctga
- the CXHXorf65 gene encoding uncharacterized protein CXorf65 homolog isoform X1 produces the protein MFIFIKHGDNQQFLANANCSVLLLLHYARRKVGLPKTETIDLCDETGTMKLFFLMKTPGDYANKFLTARNTYYVCKVERGAPGTRVESAYKAFVPLLKNPEPELIDALRTQCDLLERSRVKMLRIQEAKKVIPIESSVNLTVSLTKHGLSQQPPFPTYLLKAPLPRLSGVNFLPKSNIHAQDLPLTSSVLPLALVCRKLLCRGLFTY, from the exons ATGTTCATCTTTATCAAACATGGAG ATAATCAGCAGTTTCTGGCCAATGCTAACTGTTCTGTCCTTCTGCTGCTGCATTATGCCCGCCGTAAAGTGGGGTTGCCTAAAACAG AAACCATCGATTTATGTGATGAAACGGGGACAATGAAGTTGTTTTTTCTGATGAAGACTCCTGGAGACTATGCCAACAAATTCCTTACAGCTCGAAACACCTACTACGTTTGTAAGGTGGAGCGTGGGGCACCAG GAACTAGAGTTGAGAGTGCCTACAAAGCATTTGTTCCCCTCCTGAAGAACCCAGAACCCGAGCTTATTG ATGCCTTGCGTACACAATGTGACCTCCTGGAGAGGAGTCGAGTGAAAATGCTTAGAATCCAAGAAGCCAAGAAAGTCATTCCAATTGAATCCTCTGTGAACCTCACAGTAAGCCTTACCAAACATGGTCTGTCCCAGCAGCCTCCTTTCCCCACCTATCTACTGAAGGCTCCTCTGCCCCGGCTCTCTGGGGTGAATTTCCTTCCCAAATCCAACATTCATGCCCAAGACCTGCCTCTCACCTCTTCGGTCCTCCCTTTGGCCCTAGTTTGTAGAAAACTTCTCTGCAGGGGCCTTTTTACTTACTGa